From a region of the Xyrauchen texanus isolate HMW12.3.18 chromosome 39, RBS_HiC_50CHRs, whole genome shotgun sequence genome:
- the LOC127632900 gene encoding Fc receptor-like protein 5 isoform X1 codes for MGRSLYFLFISLAAFVICGGGSSLRPVLSGPSKAYLKSQVQFHCEVKGWSSPLTYELRKDAGILIATEENAKVTFSLKVTEESEGKYYCRVTTGGQTSNTVQLQAVIPVVGAMLRSVPDPPIIYEGEPLVLSCLARKGTHLSYTWYHKQEVAVPSVLYRLSENTLTVDAASEHHAGTYSCTAQNQVLTNPRTSSSSILNVVVKKYISTPKLSFTVFYNGSALIANISCRVARGSPPLTFRFLLNDVEMDVKRVDSLDTWFVLPVALKLGSAQCKAETQTQQLISDPLQLEVVPVGGAVNVMVTYLHNAVAEVAAARLSCVPTRGTFPAFSWSLNHSSLPAEGDSHVLTQHGQILFLTDINAASPGYYRCQVRDGFDDNSTWVESEEILIKKTDLRVTPMEVIAFVFCGFLSMVIIGGTYCILRNTNRGNHSRNQDVNQSEMTSNTQRVPVTDISYQAQAVEMKTVIKEFGV; via the exons ATGGGCAGAAGTCTCTATTTCCTCTTCATTTCTCTCGCAG CCTTTGTCATCTGTGGAGGTGGATCGAGTTTGAGACCGGTTTTATCCGGCCCCAGTAAGGCCTATCTGAAATCTCAAGTCCAGTTTCACTGTGAGGTTAAAGGGTGGTCTTCACCTCTGACCTATGAACTCCGAAAGGATGCAGGGATTCTGATAGCAACAGAAGAAAATGCCAAGGTCACGTTCAGCCTAAAGGTCACAGAGGAGTCAGAGGGCAAGTACTACTGCAGGGTGACCACAGGAGGTCAAACCAGCAACACTGTACAGTTACAAGCAGTGA TTCCTGTGGTAGGAGCCATGTTGAGGTCAGTCCCTGATCCACCGATCATCTATGAAGGAGAACCACTCGTCCTCAGCTGTCTCGCCAGGAAAGGGACACATTTGTCCTACACATGGTACCATAAACAGGAAGTGGCAGTGCCTTCTGTCCTCTACCGGCTGTCTGAAAACACACTTACAGTGGACGCCGCGAGTGAACATCACGCTGGGACGTATTCATGCACCGCACAAAACCAGGTGCTGACCAATCCGAGAACCTCCAGCAGCAGCATCCTCAACGTCGTTGTGAAAA AATACATCTCAACACCAAAGTTGTCCTTTACGGTTTTCTATAACGGCTCAGCTTTGATTGCCAACATTAGCTGCCGTGTGGCACGTGGAAGTCCGCCACTGACATTCCGCTTCCTCTTGAATGACGTGGAGATGGATGTGAAACGCGTGGACTCACTGGACACGTGGTTTGTGTTGCCCGTCGCTCTGAAATTGGGATCTGCTCAATGCAAAGCTGAGACGCAAACACAACAGCTCATCTCGGATCCGCTGCAGCTGGAAGTGG TTCCAGTAGGTGGCGCTGTGAATGTCATGGTAACATACCTCCATAACGCAGTTGCAGAGGTGGCAGCAGCCCGACTGTCATGTGTGCCCACCAGAGGAACATTTCCTGCCTTCTCCTGGTCTCTGAATCATTCTTCCCTACCTGCAGAGGGTGACTCTCACGTTCTCACTCAACACGGGCAGATCTTGTTCCTCACAGACATCAACGCGGCGAGCCCGGGGTATTACCGGTGTCAGGTGAGAGACGGTTTTGACGACAACTCAACCTGGGTGGAGAGTGAGGAAATCCTAATAAAGAAGACAG ATTTGCGAGTGACACCCATGGAGGTCATTGCGTTTGTTTTCTGTGGTTTCTTATCTATGGTCATTATTGGAGGAACATACTGTATCCTACGAAACACCAACAGGGGAAACCACAGTAGAAACC AGGATGTGAACCAATCTGAGATGACGAG CAATACACAGCGAGTTCCAGTAACTGATATTTCCTATCAAGCTCAAGCTGTAGAAATGAAGACCGTCATCAAGGAGTTTGGGGTGTAG
- the LOC127632900 gene encoding Fc receptor-like protein 5 isoform X3 — MGRSLYFLFISLAAFVICGGGSSLRPVLSGPSKAYLKSQVQFHCEVKGWSSPLTYELRKDAGILIATEENAKVTFSLKVTEESEGKYYCRVTTGGQTSNTVQLQAVIPVVGAMLRSVPDPPIIYEGEPLVLSCLARKGTHLSYTWYHKQEVAVPSVLYRLSENTLTVDAASEHHAGTYSCTAQNQVLTNPRTSSSSILNVVVKKYISTPKLSFTVFYNGSALIANISCRVARGSPPLTFRFLLNDVEMDVKRVDSLDTWFVLPVALKLGSAQCKAETQTQQLISDPLQLEVVAEVAAARLSCVPTRGTFPAFSWSLNHSSLPAEGDSHVLTQHGQILFLTDINAASPGYYRCQVRDGFDDNSTWVESEEILIKKTDLRVTPMEVIAFVFCGFLSMVIIGGTYCILRNTNRGNHSRNQDVNQSEMTSNTQRVPVTDISYQAQAVEMKTVIKEFGV, encoded by the exons ATGGGCAGAAGTCTCTATTTCCTCTTCATTTCTCTCGCAG CCTTTGTCATCTGTGGAGGTGGATCGAGTTTGAGACCGGTTTTATCCGGCCCCAGTAAGGCCTATCTGAAATCTCAAGTCCAGTTTCACTGTGAGGTTAAAGGGTGGTCTTCACCTCTGACCTATGAACTCCGAAAGGATGCAGGGATTCTGATAGCAACAGAAGAAAATGCCAAGGTCACGTTCAGCCTAAAGGTCACAGAGGAGTCAGAGGGCAAGTACTACTGCAGGGTGACCACAGGAGGTCAAACCAGCAACACTGTACAGTTACAAGCAGTGA TTCCTGTGGTAGGAGCCATGTTGAGGTCAGTCCCTGATCCACCGATCATCTATGAAGGAGAACCACTCGTCCTCAGCTGTCTCGCCAGGAAAGGGACACATTTGTCCTACACATGGTACCATAAACAGGAAGTGGCAGTGCCTTCTGTCCTCTACCGGCTGTCTGAAAACACACTTACAGTGGACGCCGCGAGTGAACATCACGCTGGGACGTATTCATGCACCGCACAAAACCAGGTGCTGACCAATCCGAGAACCTCCAGCAGCAGCATCCTCAACGTCGTTGTGAAAA AATACATCTCAACACCAAAGTTGTCCTTTACGGTTTTCTATAACGGCTCAGCTTTGATTGCCAACATTAGCTGCCGTGTGGCACGTGGAAGTCCGCCACTGACATTCCGCTTCCTCTTGAATGACGTGGAGATGGATGTGAAACGCGTGGACTCACTGGACACGTGGTTTGTGTTGCCCGTCGCTCTGAAATTGGGATCTGCTCAATGCAAAGCTGAGACGCAAACACAACAGCTCATCTCGGATCCGCTGCAGCTGGAAGTGG TTGCAGAGGTGGCAGCAGCCCGACTGTCATGTGTGCCCACCAGAGGAACATTTCCTGCCTTCTCCTGGTCTCTGAATCATTCTTCCCTACCTGCAGAGGGTGACTCTCACGTTCTCACTCAACACGGGCAGATCTTGTTCCTCACAGACATCAACGCGGCGAGCCCGGGGTATTACCGGTGTCAGGTGAGAGACGGTTTTGACGACAACTCAACCTGGGTGGAGAGTGAGGAAATCCTAATAAAGAAGACAG ATTTGCGAGTGACACCCATGGAGGTCATTGCGTTTGTTTTCTGTGGTTTCTTATCTATGGTCATTATTGGAGGAACATACTGTATCCTACGAAACACCAACAGGGGAAACCACAGTAGAAACC AGGATGTGAACCAATCTGAGATGACGAG CAATACACAGCGAGTTCCAGTAACTGATATTTCCTATCAAGCTCAAGCTGTAGAAATGAAGACCGTCATCAAGGAGTTTGGGGTGTAG
- the LOC127632900 gene encoding Fc receptor-like protein 5 isoform X2, translating to MGRSLYFLFISLAAFVICGGGSSLRPVLSGPSKAYLKSQVQFHCEVKGWSSPLTYELRKDAGILIATEENAKVTFSLKVTEESEGKYYCRVTTGGQTSNTVQLQAVIPVVGAMLRSVPDPPIIYEGEPLVLSCLARKGTHLSYTWYHKQEVAVPSVLYRLSENTLTVDAASEHHAGTYSCTAQNQVLTNPRTSSSSILNVVVKKYISTPKLSFTVFYNGSALIANISCRVARGSPPLTFRFLLNDVEMDVKRVDSLDTWFVLPVALKLGSAQCKAETQTQQLISDPLQLEVVPVGGAVNVMVTYLHNAVAEVAAARLSCVPTRGTFPAFSWSLNHSSLPAEGDSHVLTQHGQILFLTDINAASPGYYRCQVRDGFDDNSTWVESEEILIKKTDLRVTPMEVIAFVFCGFLSMVIIGGTYCILRNTNRGNHSRNQDVNQSEMTRSTCFLSLTAIHSEFQ from the exons ATGGGCAGAAGTCTCTATTTCCTCTTCATTTCTCTCGCAG CCTTTGTCATCTGTGGAGGTGGATCGAGTTTGAGACCGGTTTTATCCGGCCCCAGTAAGGCCTATCTGAAATCTCAAGTCCAGTTTCACTGTGAGGTTAAAGGGTGGTCTTCACCTCTGACCTATGAACTCCGAAAGGATGCAGGGATTCTGATAGCAACAGAAGAAAATGCCAAGGTCACGTTCAGCCTAAAGGTCACAGAGGAGTCAGAGGGCAAGTACTACTGCAGGGTGACCACAGGAGGTCAAACCAGCAACACTGTACAGTTACAAGCAGTGA TTCCTGTGGTAGGAGCCATGTTGAGGTCAGTCCCTGATCCACCGATCATCTATGAAGGAGAACCACTCGTCCTCAGCTGTCTCGCCAGGAAAGGGACACATTTGTCCTACACATGGTACCATAAACAGGAAGTGGCAGTGCCTTCTGTCCTCTACCGGCTGTCTGAAAACACACTTACAGTGGACGCCGCGAGTGAACATCACGCTGGGACGTATTCATGCACCGCACAAAACCAGGTGCTGACCAATCCGAGAACCTCCAGCAGCAGCATCCTCAACGTCGTTGTGAAAA AATACATCTCAACACCAAAGTTGTCCTTTACGGTTTTCTATAACGGCTCAGCTTTGATTGCCAACATTAGCTGCCGTGTGGCACGTGGAAGTCCGCCACTGACATTCCGCTTCCTCTTGAATGACGTGGAGATGGATGTGAAACGCGTGGACTCACTGGACACGTGGTTTGTGTTGCCCGTCGCTCTGAAATTGGGATCTGCTCAATGCAAAGCTGAGACGCAAACACAACAGCTCATCTCGGATCCGCTGCAGCTGGAAGTGG TTCCAGTAGGTGGCGCTGTGAATGTCATGGTAACATACCTCCATAACGCAGTTGCAGAGGTGGCAGCAGCCCGACTGTCATGTGTGCCCACCAGAGGAACATTTCCTGCCTTCTCCTGGTCTCTGAATCATTCTTCCCTACCTGCAGAGGGTGACTCTCACGTTCTCACTCAACACGGGCAGATCTTGTTCCTCACAGACATCAACGCGGCGAGCCCGGGGTATTACCGGTGTCAGGTGAGAGACGGTTTTGACGACAACTCAACCTGGGTGGAGAGTGAGGAAATCCTAATAAAGAAGACAG ATTTGCGAGTGACACCCATGGAGGTCATTGCGTTTGTTTTCTGTGGTTTCTTATCTATGGTCATTATTGGAGGAACATACTGTATCCTACGAAACACCAACAGGGGAAACCACAGTAGAAACC AGGATGTGAACCAATCTGAGATGACGAG ATCTACCTGTTTTCTGTCCCTCACAGCAATACACAGCGAGTTCCAGTAA